Genomic window (Chryseobacterium bernardetii):
CATATTTAATTCTTGCAGAATTTACCGGAGCTAGTTTTGTGTATTTAAGTACTGCTTTTCCTTCCTCAGATTCATTGTAGAGAATCACAATATTTTTTTCATATCCCGGAATATATTTTACGGGGAAGCTTATTTCCATCCGGGGTATTCTGATGGCATTTTCAATAGGATAAATAGTTGCTGATGTAGTAGAGAAGTAGGTTGAAATGTATTTACCATCCTGCTTTTTGACAATGGCTTCATAATCATGAATATACATGTCATTTAATGTTGAATTGGTTTCCTCATCAGAAGTAATGATCGCGGTGCTTTCCACTCCATATTTGTTCAGAAACCAGGCATTCAGAAACTGTCCGCCAAATCCGTTTAAAATAGAGAGCGGTATGGCAAGAATAACAAACCATACTTTTTTGGTGAAATAAGATAGTAATCCTAAGATCAGGAAAAGAAGGATCACCGTATAAAAACCATGATGACTGGTGAAAAACAGTATTTTCGAGATTAAGACCATAGCTGATTTTATAATGATTTCTTTGACCTAAAATTAGTTTAAACTTATCAAAAAAAACAAATGAAACCATGTTTTATTTATTTTATTACGGAAAAGGAGTTGTATAAAGGTTTTCATGGATATTAAACATCAGGGCTTTTGAAATTTTTTGTTTATGATTTCACAAACCCTGTGTTATATGGCTTAATGTACGGGTTCAGAAAGAGGAATGTCCGTTGCTCCGCTGTAAAAAACAATCAGAGTAGCTCCCTTATCTCCGGTTTTTCCTCTGTGGGCGATATTAACCATTTCAGGGAGAACCTGACCCTTTTTTACCCATTGTGTTTTACCGTCTTCTTTTCTTTCTATCTGAATTTCTCCTTTCTCTACATAAGCTGCATTAATAACAGGATGTTTATGCCAATCCAATGCTTTATTAGGGGGAACGGAGATTTTAAGAATGGAGATTTCCGGCTGCCCGGTCGGATAGCTGCCATACAGAGTTCCGTCCCATGATTTTGTGGTCTTCAATAACGTTACGGATTCAATTTTATCTGAATATTCTGATTTGGGCTGCTCGTCCTCAGAGGTGTGGCAGGATAAAGGAAAATAGAGTAGTGTTAGTAAAAGAGCTGTACTGAATAAATTTTTAAAAGTCATACATTGTAGATTAATAGTTTGTATTTATATGTGATCTCTTATACAAAAATAATAACCTAATTTAAATTCTCACTGTTAATTGAATTGTTTTTAGTTGAAAATATTAAATATTATAAATTGTAAAAAACTTTTTCAAAGAAACATTTGTCATAAGCTGAAACGTTTATTTTTTATATTTTTGCTTTCAAATTAGAAAAAAATGAAAAAAGTACTAGCTATCGCATTTATTGGAGGTTTATTATTGGCAAGCTGCTCTAAAAAAGCAGATCACTCATTACAGGACAGCAACACGATGCTTGAAGAGCCGGCAGCAACTACAGTTGTAGATTCAACAGCTAAGCCTGCTACTCCTGCTCCTGCTGCAACTACACCTGCTCCTGAAGCTGCTAAAACAGATTCTACAGCGAAGAAATAATGAAAAAAATATTTTTGGCGGGAACTTTGGGTCTTTTGATCTTTTCCTGTTCTAAAAAAGAAAATA
Coding sequences:
- a CDS encoding cupin domain-containing protein: MTFKNLFSTALLLTLLYFPLSCHTSEDEQPKSEYSDKIESVTLLKTTKSWDGTLYGSYPTGQPEISILKISVPPNKALDWHKHPVINAAYVEKGEIQIERKEDGKTQWVKKGQVLPEMVNIAHRGKTGDKGATLIVFYSGATDIPLSEPVH